The proteins below come from a single Juglans regia cultivar Chandler chromosome 12, Walnut 2.0, whole genome shotgun sequence genomic window:
- the LOC109015350 gene encoding protein MLN51 homolog isoform X1 — protein sequence MATAGEEEVEYESDPEEVKRSLAMRRREASDDEEGEGGGREKPRMDRRVVTHSDESDGQGGVAEYEDDEELDEEEEQEDEEDEEGEVELDGDAGEEEEELYGDRRIEGETRVVGGDELAVSRLNVNEAHSDERRSADDLAEVQEEDRGEGEEKKENEPFAVPTAGAFYMHDDRFRDNAGGRPRRTHGGRRLWESQDDRKWGHDKFEELTFQERHYEEGRINSKGHYRGRGKNQSVDRGYSRGSRSKVYNNQSQAPKSVRGRGPRRFEPTFKNKSQARPTERKQSGKPPEKTSHANSGRAFMPVSSVESESVPARRQVFASSLNSASPPFYPSGSSNKDITLMHKRDVQAGSSNRSFHPTVMDDGSSVQQANASRRGKNIAESVGMDKLFIDESINPGAGKPMTNSQIPLSGPSFLSVTQYPPTRPPGRGLAIAGQVSYQPAPPHNQVNRVSPSKNFHALQRSPAQSRVQPSVQAPAQQASQRPGSGSQPSSPPKTGLSISSYEPREAESPSESSKSKVALVGNGKVNAQSAGRGSVVYGGAQVMGATGSMAVGHGDQNLPGAPAFLPVMQFGGQHPGGIGVPAVGMAFPGYVAQPQLGLGNSEMTWLPVLAGAAGALGATYCSPYVVDGAYHARPTGQTSATGASSQENNLNKTNKEWKPSQRPEPGNDEFGQRQNKPRRYSEMSFGQ from the exons ATGGCTACGGCGGGTGAAGAAGAGGTAGAGTATGAGAGCGATCCAGAGGAAGTGAAACGATCGCTGGCGATGCGGAGGCGAGAAGCAAGTGATGACGAGGAAGGCGAaggaggggggagagagaagccGAGGATGGACAGGAGGGTTGTGACTCATTCGGACGAATCGGACGGCCAGGGCGGGGTCGCGGAGTACGAGGATGATGAAGAACtagatgaggaagaagaacaggaagacgaagaagatgaagaaggggAGGTTGAGCTGGATGGGGATgcaggggaagaagaagaggagttATATGGGGACAGAAGGATTGAAGGAGAGACACGTGTTGTTGGTGGGGATGAATTAGCGGTTTCAAGGTTGAATGTTAACGAAGCGCACAGTGATGAGAGGAGGTCTGCGGACGATTTGGCAGAGGTGCAGGAAGAGGATCGGGGTGagggggaggagaagaaggagAATGAGCCCTTTGCGGTGCCCACTGCCGGGGCTTTCTATATGCATGATGATCGGTTTAGGGACAATGCCGGTGGTCGACCCAG GCGCACACATGGTGGAAGGAGGTTGTGGGAGTCGCAAGATGACCGAAAATGGGGGCATGATAAGTTTGAGGAGCTGACTTTTCAGGAAAGGCATTATGAAGAG GGTCGGATAAATTCTAAGGGTCATTATCGAGGTCGTGGTAAAAATCAAAGTGTTGACCGAGGGTACTCAAGAGGGAGTAGGTCTAAAGTGTATAACAACCAAAGCCAAGCACCTAAGAGTGTGAGAGGAAGAGGGCCCAGACGATTTGAACCcacatttaaaaacaaaagtcagGCACGACCGACTGAAAGAAAACA ATCTGGGAAGCCTCCTGAGAAAACGTCACATGCTAATTCTGGGAGAGCTTTCATGCCTGTGTCAAGTGTGGAATCTGAATCTGTTCCTGCTAGGAGGCAAGTGTTCGCATCAAGTTTGAATTCTGCTTCTCCTCCATTTTACCCTtcaggatcttccaataaagaTATCACTCTGATGCATAAAAGAGATGTACAAGCTGGTAGTTCCAACAGGAGTTTTCACCCAACTGTTATGGATGATGGTTCTTCTGTCCAACAAGCAAATGCATCGCGTCGAGGGAAGAACATTGCTGAATCTGTTGGCATGGACAAGCTTTTTATCGATGAGTCCATCAATCCAGGTGCTGGAAAGCCTATGACTAATTCGCAAATTCCGCTTTCTGGACCTTCCTTCCTTAGTGTTACTCAATATCCTCCAACCAGGCCTCCGGGAAGGGGTTTAGCTATTGCAGGACAGGTGAGTTATCAACCCGCTCCTCCTCATAACCAAGTCAATAGAGTTTCTCCTTCAAAAAATTTCCATGCTCTTCAGAGAAGTCCTGCTCAGAGCAGAGTTCAGCCTTCTGTGCAAGCTCCTGCGCAGCAGGCAAGCCAGCGTCCTGGTAGTGGTTCTCAACCATCCTCCCCACCAAAAACAGGTCTTTCAATAAGTTCTTATGAACCCAGAGAAGCTGAATCTCCTTCAGAATCAAGTAAATCCAAAGTTGCATTGGTTGGAAATGGAAAAGTCAATGCTCAAAGTGCTGGGAGGGGATCTGTTGTGTACGGTGGGGCTCAGGTTATGGGAGCTACTGGGAGCATGGCAGTTGGTCATGGTGATCAAAACCTCCCCGGGGCTCCAGCATTTTTGCCAG TTATGCAATTTGGAGGCCAGCATCCTGGTGGTATTGGAGTTCCTGCCGTTGGCATGGCGTTCCCTGGTTATGTTGCTCAGCCACAACTTGGTTTGGGAAATTCTGAGATGACATG GCTCCCGGTTTTGGCGGGTGCAGCAGGAGCTTTAGGGGCCACATATTGTTCACCCTATGTTGTTGATGGTGCTTATCATGCTCGCCCTACAGGACAGACATCTGCAACGGGTGCTTCAAG ccaagaaaataatttgaacAAGACCAATAAGGAATGGAAGCCTTCACAGAGGCCTG AACCTGGGAATGATGAATTTGGGCAGCGACAAAATAAGCCTCGGAG ATACTCGGAGATGAGCTTTGGCCAGTGA
- the LOC109015350 gene encoding protein MLN51 homolog isoform X2 → MATAGEEEVEYESDPEEVKRSLAMRRREASDDEEGEGGGREKPRMDRRVVTHSDESDGQGGVAEYEDDEELDEEEEQEDEEDEEGEVELDGDAGEEEEELYGDRRIEGETRVVGGDELAVSRLNVNEAHSDERRSADDLAEVQEEDRGEGEEKKENEPFAVPTAGAFYMHDDRFRDNAGGRPRRTHGGRRLWESQDDRKWGHDKFEELTFQERHYEEGRINSKGHYRGRGKNQSVDRGYSRGSRSKVYNNQSQAPKSVRGRGPRRFEPTFKNKSQARPTERKQSGKPPEKTSHANSGRAFMPVSSVESESVPARRQVFASSLNSASPPFYPSGSSNKDITLMHKRDVQAGSSNRSFHPTVMDDGSSVQQANASRRGKNIAESVGMDKLFIDESINPGAGKPMTNSQIPLSGPSFLSVTQYPPTRPPGRGLAIAGQRSPAQSRVQPSVQAPAQQASQRPGSGSQPSSPPKTGLSISSYEPREAESPSESSKSKVALVGNGKVNAQSAGRGSVVYGGAQVMGATGSMAVGHGDQNLPGAPAFLPVMQFGGQHPGGIGVPAVGMAFPGYVAQPQLGLGNSEMTWLPVLAGAAGALGATYCSPYVVDGAYHARPTGQTSATGASSQENNLNKTNKEWKPSQRPEPGNDEFGQRQNKPRRYSEMSFGQ, encoded by the exons ATGGCTACGGCGGGTGAAGAAGAGGTAGAGTATGAGAGCGATCCAGAGGAAGTGAAACGATCGCTGGCGATGCGGAGGCGAGAAGCAAGTGATGACGAGGAAGGCGAaggaggggggagagagaagccGAGGATGGACAGGAGGGTTGTGACTCATTCGGACGAATCGGACGGCCAGGGCGGGGTCGCGGAGTACGAGGATGATGAAGAACtagatgaggaagaagaacaggaagacgaagaagatgaagaaggggAGGTTGAGCTGGATGGGGATgcaggggaagaagaagaggagttATATGGGGACAGAAGGATTGAAGGAGAGACACGTGTTGTTGGTGGGGATGAATTAGCGGTTTCAAGGTTGAATGTTAACGAAGCGCACAGTGATGAGAGGAGGTCTGCGGACGATTTGGCAGAGGTGCAGGAAGAGGATCGGGGTGagggggaggagaagaaggagAATGAGCCCTTTGCGGTGCCCACTGCCGGGGCTTTCTATATGCATGATGATCGGTTTAGGGACAATGCCGGTGGTCGACCCAG GCGCACACATGGTGGAAGGAGGTTGTGGGAGTCGCAAGATGACCGAAAATGGGGGCATGATAAGTTTGAGGAGCTGACTTTTCAGGAAAGGCATTATGAAGAG GGTCGGATAAATTCTAAGGGTCATTATCGAGGTCGTGGTAAAAATCAAAGTGTTGACCGAGGGTACTCAAGAGGGAGTAGGTCTAAAGTGTATAACAACCAAAGCCAAGCACCTAAGAGTGTGAGAGGAAGAGGGCCCAGACGATTTGAACCcacatttaaaaacaaaagtcagGCACGACCGACTGAAAGAAAACA ATCTGGGAAGCCTCCTGAGAAAACGTCACATGCTAATTCTGGGAGAGCTTTCATGCCTGTGTCAAGTGTGGAATCTGAATCTGTTCCTGCTAGGAGGCAAGTGTTCGCATCAAGTTTGAATTCTGCTTCTCCTCCATTTTACCCTtcaggatcttccaataaagaTATCACTCTGATGCATAAAAGAGATGTACAAGCTGGTAGTTCCAACAGGAGTTTTCACCCAACTGTTATGGATGATGGTTCTTCTGTCCAACAAGCAAATGCATCGCGTCGAGGGAAGAACATTGCTGAATCTGTTGGCATGGACAAGCTTTTTATCGATGAGTCCATCAATCCAGGTGCTGGAAAGCCTATGACTAATTCGCAAATTCCGCTTTCTGGACCTTCCTTCCTTAGTGTTACTCAATATCCTCCAACCAGGCCTCCGGGAAGGGGTTTAGCTATTGCAGGACAG AGAAGTCCTGCTCAGAGCAGAGTTCAGCCTTCTGTGCAAGCTCCTGCGCAGCAGGCAAGCCAGCGTCCTGGTAGTGGTTCTCAACCATCCTCCCCACCAAAAACAGGTCTTTCAATAAGTTCTTATGAACCCAGAGAAGCTGAATCTCCTTCAGAATCAAGTAAATCCAAAGTTGCATTGGTTGGAAATGGAAAAGTCAATGCTCAAAGTGCTGGGAGGGGATCTGTTGTGTACGGTGGGGCTCAGGTTATGGGAGCTACTGGGAGCATGGCAGTTGGTCATGGTGATCAAAACCTCCCCGGGGCTCCAGCATTTTTGCCAG TTATGCAATTTGGAGGCCAGCATCCTGGTGGTATTGGAGTTCCTGCCGTTGGCATGGCGTTCCCTGGTTATGTTGCTCAGCCACAACTTGGTTTGGGAAATTCTGAGATGACATG GCTCCCGGTTTTGGCGGGTGCAGCAGGAGCTTTAGGGGCCACATATTGTTCACCCTATGTTGTTGATGGTGCTTATCATGCTCGCCCTACAGGACAGACATCTGCAACGGGTGCTTCAAG ccaagaaaataatttgaacAAGACCAATAAGGAATGGAAGCCTTCACAGAGGCCTG AACCTGGGAATGATGAATTTGGGCAGCGACAAAATAAGCCTCGGAG ATACTCGGAGATGAGCTTTGGCCAGTGA